The DNA region GTACCTGTCACACCACTGGAGGGTGATATTTTAGACTTCCCCCTCATATAAACATCCTCATCCTCTTCACTGCTGTCAGTCTCTTCAAAGTAGTGCTTGCCTTCAATATCTGGCCTTGGTGAAGAAGTGACACCAAACAGTGCAGCGCTGGCTGCCTCTTTATTAATTGAGAGTTCTGCCTCTTGAGCGTTCAAGGTTAATGATTGGTCAAAGCCTTTTGCAGAGTCTAGCGCAAACGCTTCAGACCACTCAGGCTTGTAGAAACAGTCTGAATGAGGGCGTTTATCCAAAACGCTACCAAAAGTGGTTGGGTGGTCTTTTTTGTCTTCAGCAGAAGCAGTGGATGAATGTGAAGAGAAGCGTTTGGAATCCTCAAATGGATTGAGGGGTGAAAAGTGAGACAAGCTGAAGGTAGCCTCAGCTGTGGTTACAGCGGGGACCTTTTTCTCAGACACTTCCAAATAGTTTTCTTTGGTGCCAGGTAAAGTAGAAAACAGAGAATCAGTGATCGGGGAGTGTTCTTCTTTGAAAGAGGAGTATTCAAATAGTGGCTCAGCTGAGGCAGGTGTCTCCAGCTCATCCGCAAGCTGACGACTGGTAGAGAATGAGCCTGAAGTAGAGGAAGAGTAGCTATATGCAGAGGATGAAGAGTAACCGGGGGCAGCGGTACTTGTGTACTGATCAGCTCTATCGCTGTAAAAACTACCCTCTGATGACTTCAAGTTGAAATCTTCATTACCTTTGTCTGTAGTTTGACTTGATAAAAGTGATTCCTTATCCTCACCCCCATATAAGTCTAACTCTGTGGAGTAGCCAGAGAAACCTGTAGCTGCTAACTCAATTGACTTATGACTTACGGATGAGGAGTCAGTCTTATCTTCATCCACTACCTTTGTGAGTGAGCTGAATGCGATTTCTTTTTCACTTGGTTTCCCCTGACTGTTAAAACCATATCCAGCCATAGAAACCATAAATTCTGGCTTATTTAAGCCACATATTTCACTGACAGGACTTTTTATCTCCTTCTCAGACTTTTCTTTGGGACCTTTTTCAATGTCAGAACAAATAGCTCTTTCATCATCAATGTTCTCATCCTCTTCGTCTCCGtcctcatcatcatcttcatcaattacttcatcatcatcatagtCTTCCTCATCCCTCGCTGTCAGTTTTCGCATATCAATCTCCAGACATGATCCACTATCAGAACCACTAGCTTGGGAGACATTGGATGCTGTCATTGAGGAATATGGTGCAGGTTTTGGGCTGTCTGGTTGCCTAGCAAAAGACAATGGGTCTTTGTCTGATGATGGAGAAGTAGACAATACTTTAGGCCCATCTGCCACTGAGGAAAATTGACCAGAGTATTCAAATGTCTCATAATCTTTGCCATCTTTGACCAATGGAGAAACAATTGATTGGCTCTTGGATTCAAACCTAGTTGGAGTGCAAGGATCTTTTCCGTATGAGATTTTACATTCTTCCTTTTCTGATATTTCGCCCCTCGCCGTTAGAGGGGATGGAGAAAAACCAACATCATCCTTTGAAATGTCCGTCTCCACCTTATCTAAGGACTCGTGACAATATGAATCTGATTCCTCTGAACTTGGTTTGCTATCATAAATGTCACCGTACGAGAATGTTTTGCCATGGACATAAGGTGTGTCTTGTCTTATATAAAGGGCTTTCTCTTTGTTCACCTTTTCTGGGAAATCACAAAGACCAAAATGAACACTTTTCTCATGCCCTGTGAGAGGGATATCTGTTTCCTCAGCACTTTCTTTGTTAATGTCTGTTTTGGTTAGCTCTGCTGAAGAGAACCTTGATTTTATTCCAGTTGGAAAATTATCTGTTTCATCCTCATCTGAGTATATGATTTGAGGCTTTGGTTTCTCTTCAGCAGTAGGGGACAGAGACCCATCTGAGCAGAGAAGCTCTATGTCCGTCGTTGCAGTCTTTGCCTCAGTAGTTAAGTCGTCATCCAGGAAGCACCCCTCTTTTGCCTCCATAAGTTTAGCTTTAACAGCGGGTTGGAGATCTTTTTTGGTGTAATAGTCGTCTTCATTCACACTGTCCTCTTCAGACTCCTCTGATGCCTCAAATGCATCCTTCTCAACTGAGTGTCCAGTTAAAGATGCATTGTCAGAAATAGTGACCGATTTTTCCACTTTATTCGTATCACATTTGGTCACTGCTTCATTGTTGCCTTCTGTTTTAAATGATTTTTCCTCTGCAGGAGAGTAACCACTGCTTGTAGGCACTGACTGTGTGGGTGAAGCCAGTTTCACGGTGCTGTCATCTGGACTTAGACATCTGTCATCACTTTCTTGCCTAAAGTGTGACTCCAGTCCAGCGGAGAAGGATGGAGAAGTTGATAGAGGTTGTATTCCAGCACCAATCTTGAATTCCCCAGTACTAAATTGAGACTGACTTTCACCTGCAACCTGTGTAGGAGGTTTGTGCTCTTCCGAGAAAATAGGAGAAGATATGGCGGCTGAGGGAGATTTCTCGTTCTCCTTGAGCATCATGGATGCAGCATGCTCATAGCCTTGTCTGAGTttacccagtgggatgtcaacaTTTGGAGTCTGATCCTCATCCTCGTCTTCCTCGTCATCTTCTTCATCATGAGCTGAATGGGCCTTGGCATCATTCTCAATCTCAGGAATGTTGGGCTGGTACTCATCAGAGGAAGGAGACTTAAAACATTTGTCGTCCTCCAGAGAGGAGGTGGGTGAAATGGTACCAGCAGAGTGGAGATAGTCCTTTCCTTGGGTACCAGGTGAGGGTACATTGTTGATGGTGTCAAGGAGGAGGGAGTTCTTTCCAACTTCCTCAGTCTGAGGGGCTGTAACAGAAGCTATTGACTGGTCCTCGGCTACAGATGTGGCAAATGAAGACATTTTGTCATATTCTGTTATGGATGTGGCTGAGGAGATGTGTTCCTCCTCTGCAAGAGGAGCAGCAATTATAACAGGGTAGGAAGCAAGCTCAGGCTCCTGAACTCCCACGAGGGCTTTGGGTCTGACATCCACAACATCTGCCACAACCAAGCTCTTTATTTCCTTCATGCCCTGCATTGAGTCAAAGGTCCCAGGGAAATCTGGGACTGAGATGTCATAAGATCCCACATTATATCGTAACTGTGGGATTTTCTCTTCAGTATCCTCATGGATCTCCTCATCAGAGATAGTTTGCTCGGTCTCAGAGTAACCAGGGATGGTTTCATCTTGGATTAAGGAGAACTGTTCTGAGGCTGATGCCGATACTCCTTGCCCAGGCAGAGCTGGAGCTGACATTGTAAATTGTCCGGCTGGTTGAGTATCAAAATGTTTTccagttttttcttttttcatctcCTGTGTTTTACACTTAATAACCTCGTCATCTTCTGTTCCTTCAAGATCTGCTTTTTCAATTACATCATCTTCCTCTTCTGAGCTGTCACTCTTCTTTGATATGAATTTTAGATCATCCTTTGCAGAATATGTGTCATAATCCTCAAATGTCTTCAAAGTTATTGTGCTGTCTTCAAGTTTATCACTGCATGAATCATATCCTTTTATCTGTTCTGAGGTTATTTTGTCTGTGGTGTTGTCTTCCTCTGGTTTGGCAGAAAATGTGGACGGGACTGTCTTTGTCTCAGTAGCTGGCGTAATGTTCTCATTTAGGGGAAATGAGGTAGAAACTTTAGTATGCTTGTGAACTGACACCTCAGAGATTTGGGTAGCTTCTGCCTTGGGTTTGGACAACTCTTCTCTTTTAAGGGCCTCAAAGTCCTCAGTAAGGTCCTCGGGGGAAGACGCAGTGGATCTTTCAGCATGAGCTGCTGCTGCAGCTTCTTCCTGGAGGTGCTTGGCGAGTGGCTTTTTACCATTTACATCCTCTTTAACTGTTACATTTTTTTCAGTCTTGGCCTTTGCCTGAGTCTTTCTCAGAGTTTTTCTCACTTCAGGGGTGAGTGGCTTCAAGTCAGGTTTAGTAATTTTTCTCAATTCTGGCTTACTTGGGTCCTTCTTTTTGTTGTCtttcttctcttcttttgttatattttcatctttttttgCTTTTTCTCTCTTAATTTCTTTCTTTTCCTTGTCTTTCTTTTCATCCATACGAGACACTTTGTCAGTTTTGCTGCTTTTCTCCTTTAATATTTTCTTCTTCTCTAACTTGCCTGTTATGGGGGCCACCTCGCTATTTTTCTGCTGTTTGGAGGCCTTCAGACTTTCACTTTTGATTTTTTTCTCCAGTTTATTCTCTTTGGTCTTCTCACTCTTAGGCTCTTCCTCTTGGCCAACTATTTCTTTCTTGGCTGTTTTGGAGTTTGGTTTTGGTGATAATTTCAGACTCTCTTTGCTGTCAGCTCTTGATCTAATTTTGGTCTGTTTGATGATTGGCAGTGGTGCACCGGATGTTAGGTCTTTTTGAGTTGCCACTGGGTATCGCAGGAAGTCTAGGTGTTTCAGTTTCTCAAGGCCCTCAAAGATTTTATTCTGTGGTGCATTCCCTGGGAAGAGCACCCTAACTATTCTTTCTGTGGGACGATGAGGAATCCAAACAATAAGAGCAGTAACTGATGTTAAATAGGGAACAGATATTTCTCCTTCCTTTCCATTAGACATTAGAATCCCTGTCTTGGCTTTGCTGTTACCAACCCATTTTTGCATTAGAAACTGCATCTCTTTGCTCTCTTTTACAGGGTTTAGCACATACATGTCTAACTTTCCAACACCAAGTTTGTGAAAGAGTGTGATGGGTTCAATAGTGTTGCTCACTGCCCTGTAAAGAGGCTCTGGTGATATTCCAAGCTTATTGAGGTACTGCAGCGTTAGAGATGCTTCCTCAATGCTCCGTTTCACTTTTAGAGTGGACTGTGGCATCCGAAGTTTGTCTGGGACGTTCAAAAATACAATCCCAAGTTCAGGGGAAATCAGGTTCTTTGTCGACTCGCCATTGCTACTTGAACCAGATCCTTGGTTTTGTTCCTCTTCCTGCTCTGCAATTTTTCTTTGGAACAAGCCATTAATTCCAGGAAGGTTGTCTGCCCCAATGTGGGTGAGCAGAATAGAGTCAATCCTGTCAAGGTGGCGAACCAGTTTCCAGAAGCAAGACTTTCTGTCAGATCCCCCatctattaaaatgttaaatCCATTGATGGCAAACAATGCAGAGTCTCCTCTTCCTCCGGGAAAGATGTAGCAGCAGGGTTTGGACAATTTCAGAAATCCTCCAGAAGTCGGGGGTTCTAAGAGATCAAAGGGAGATGATCCATCTACTGTCTCAGACTCTGTAACTCCCTCCATGTTGGGATGGTGAGGTTCAGGGTTAAAACTATATTTCAGAATATTTTGGATCAGATGCTGGTACTGGATTTGGCCAAGAGAGCTCCAACCCCCTCTCCTTGACAGGAAACCGCAAGCCTTGGTGGCTCCTCTGTAAAAGAAAAGACTTCAATCACCTAGAAACACATGAGGAGAGGAGAACAATTAATCCTAAATCGAAAGTCACATCAAAAGTAAATATATTCCCTATGACTTCAAGAAAAATGAAGATGGTGGACTGTATTTACATGAGCCTTGGAGATGATATCAGAAAAGCGTTATCAGGTAAAAGTTCTATCTTGCAGCACCTCCCTCCTCACAGCTCTTCCCACTCAGTATCAGCAAATTATTCCCAGCAGGTAGCAATCAGAACACCAACCTGAAAAACACGGGACAGCAGTGAAATTAAATATCACACCTCAAAATACAAGTTTCAGCAACAGAATAGCAGAGTGCTTAGAACCCCTGAGTGCCAAAAGAGATGACTCAAAAGAAAGACAATGACAAGATGAAAAGAGAGCTAAAGGACCAAACAAGATAAAAGACAGGTATTGCAATCatttaaaactaaaaacaacattaTTGCGACATGTTTGCGGTGTCAAACGGAGTTGTCATTTCACAATAGCACTGCATCAATGATGGAGCACATTACCAGAATGCATATTTCAGAGCAGAAACAAAGTAGACGTCTAATTTGGCAGCTAACACCATTTTATATGTCTAACTTgcataatgtatgttttatttaaacaCGTGGGGACAGCCATGTGAGAATATACAGTTTGTATGTTAATGCTCACAAGTTGTTTGTCCAAAAATCAAATACAACTCCTCCAATTAATGCCTTTTCAAATGTGTATGTGTTAAATTGTTAAATACATTGTCACTCAAGTTATCATACTCTATCAGAGAGTCttgtttagtttggttctttATTATCTATTACATGGTTTTAGGCTACACCGGGTTTTCTTTTACTTATTCTTGTTTTAATATATAGTGATGGTAAAAGTCAATGTTATGTgcatttatgagaaaaaagtataAAGATTTTAGTATTTAGGTTTTCCCTGAAAGACACAGTGAGGCTAGAATGAATGTTTTATTTGATTACTCGATTCATTGAACAAATTAATAGATAGATGAATCCATttctaaaataatcaatagctgcagccttatataGTATCATTTAAATTCAAggattgtgttaaaaaaaacaagactcttgttgtgttttatcattacgggacggcgtggcgaagttggtagagtggctgtgccagcaatcggagtgttgctggttactggggttcaattcccaccttctaccttcctagtcacgtccgttgtgtccttgggcaagacacttcaccctttgcctctgatggctgctggttagcgccttgcatggcagctcccgccatcagtgtgtgaatgtgtgtgtgaatgggtaaatgtggaaatactgtcaaagcgctttgagtaccttgaaggtagaaaagcgctatacaagtataacccatttatcatttattatcctgCATTCTCCTTTGTTGTGATGTCTTCACCTGTGTatgcggtatggcgtagtgggtagagcaaccgtgccagaaacctgagggttgcaggttcgctccccgcctcttaccatccaaaatcgctgccgttgtgtccttgggcaggacacttcacccttgcccccggtgccgctcacaccggagaatgaatgatgaatgaatgagttgtaaatatgaatgatgggttctcacttctctgtgaagcgctttgagtgtctagaaaagcgctatataaatctaatccattattattattattattattattcagttaATTCGTCCTCGGCGAGGGGCGGACCTTGAGGCACACCTACTAGCAATTAGCCCGCTAGTATTTAGGCTTCTCACTGACAGCTTGGCCTCCTGTCTCCTGAACCTCTCACGTTCATGCGCCTGCTTCACCACGCCAGACCTGGTACATTGTCGCTCCTTAGTCCTGAATTCCCTAACCTCTTTTGTGTTTGCTTCCTAGCCTCCCTGAGGTAAAGaggattattttgttggacttttGCCCTGCTCAGTGCGCCCTGGCCATTTCTTCTGCCGACCACTGAGGAACCAATTTGTCTGTGTTACATGGTGTGCGCTTCTGCCCCATCACCCTTAGTTATCCCTTTTTGACTCattaaatgttttcctttttgtaaTTCTACCTTgtctcccgtctctgcatcctggggtcaacccCTTGACCAAGACTGTAACAACAATAGTgcttttattaaaactaaaaagccTTGTCTTATTAATCTTATTTACACGAAAGCATGTAATTTCTGTCTcttctagaaaagcgctatataaatcgaatccattattattattattattacatatattggtCGAGGCCAGGCGATAGCATTGATGAAATGGACCATATTAATTTTGACCTTTTGGATTAGTTAGGAGTATTTCTAATTATTTCTGTTATGTAAGTTTTGTGAAATGTAACTGTGGAAGAGCAACTGCAATAAATTCCGCTGCAATGCACGCATGTATGCTTGCGTAAAGTAGCACACCTCCACCCGCCAACCTAAAGTTGTAAGCCTATGGTAGGTGAAATGCCAACTACTGTATAAGTCTTTAAACAGAGGCCTTTCTGTCATAAATTTTTGTGGACTACAACAAACTATAACTTTTATGACCCACAAATTTCTCAAAAGAACATTTTCAATTAGACAGAAAAACATGACAATACTATTTCACTACCGATTGAATAGTAATGATCTGGAGTTCAAAAAGTGAAGGCCTGACACAAAACAAATGGTGATATGTCTTTCAACATATGCCATCAGTTAATCTACACAAGGCTGTGTAGCTGAGCAACCTCCCACCCCTCCCTACTAATACTTCCCTATCTTATGTTCACGCTGGGGTTAACCTTAGCCTATTAAAATACgctacacttaaaaaaaaaaaaaaagaccaaaaagattTGAAGAAATATGGCTGCCACAAGCCTCATTGGTTGTTGCTATGGACACTAATGTGTCTGTCTCTGCAAGCTAAGTTACACTGACCCAGTCTTGGCTGAGGGAGACGCATTGCAGCATTTCTGCAAAGAGGGAGGGATGGCTTATACTGCATGACCGTACGCATGCACCATCACATAGTATAGGATCTGCCAAAACAGTAGCAACATCATTGGCATGCAGCTGTTTCATCACAACAATTTTTGGCTTTTTCTCCCAGGAATAATTTATAATGACGCATGGTCCTCTTTGACAAAATCAtgttataattaatatatatacatgtttgatTTAGAATCTGAATTGGTGTGACTGGTAAATGGGTGATGTGCTAATCTATACAAAACAATGACCAACCACAGTTCAGTTGACTGTTTGATAATTTAACAAGCTGTGTTCCAATTTGGAAATGGTTCCCCAACACAAACGGACAAACTCAATTTGCACAGCTGGCAatcgaggtggcgacttgtccagggacaACACAAGTTTAACAAGAAGATTGGCCTGCAGCATGTATTTGCCTACATTTAGTCACCAGTGAATTCAATGGGAGTGATATTGCCGCCCTCTTGCGGGCAGAGATAGAGTCGAAGGTCAATGACCACAAATTTCACATGAAAGGGACTTGAGCACAGCATCaatatatatgacccaatccaaacaacttttccCATTCATGGTGTAAACTAACAGTAATcaacaaataaagtcaacacacgGTCGCACATAACACAcctcccagtgtttcccataaactgccaagatacctgtggcggtgggggcgtggctacgggcgtggctatgggcgtggtcaccatgatatcatcgagtaatttgcataatttactacaatgatatgattttctctaaaaaggctcaaaaaatgtatacttactaattaaaaataacagttttgttttaaacgtccatccatccatccatccattttacaatataattacaacactttatgtacatatttatatacagatttgaacaataagttattcactgaaatatatttattaattgtggttcttacaaaaaatatatcttataaaaatataaaagctaaaatgtctcttaaagctctgcccctttaattagtgcatactaaataatttaactttagcctactactacaaccatattatttaccagcaacataaagtgaaacagaggcagaggtgtcctgccacagtcagtaacaaataaacagaaaacagtagtggtggtagataaacacaaagcttcatcaaacatctgatccactgaacgaagagctccaaaaatcttgatcctacacttctctttcctaaagtaaatctgaacagccgatatgggcatttacatcaactatatgatttgcctgagaagctggacaggacaaaaaaaaaaaaaaaaattaaaaaaataaatacaattaaaaaaatttaaaaaataaataaaaacattttttgtggtggccttaattctttcgtggcgggccgccacaaatacatgaatgtgtgggaaacactgcctcctgctcattgaactttgtggacattgtaACAAGTGCATATATAaattacacatactgtatataaatccattacagtgcatgatgggTGATATATGCAAAACACTTCCTCCACACTTAtcaatgtttggcgcattttagctgcttaaaatttctgattgattacaaaaggtTGTcagagaagtaaacaaggtaggagtcgaactttcatatactcttaatattcaatgttctATCGTTTATACCTAATTTAAAATcaaatcaatttttatttataaagcgcgtTTCATACATAAAAGCAATGCAACGCAAAGGGCTTTACAAACTTAAAAGCAATACGCTGATGACCCAGATTCCCCATtatcgcacacacaaacacactaacGCAAGCATGCACCCACACAAATcccaaacacaaacacatatgCACATACGTACAGTACATGAACggatgaatgcatggctgagtacagaggagacatgtgagtaaacactatcacaggagccatctgcaccaggacaTCATCAGATCATAGCCACCAGGGCCCCACAACACGACCGATAACCCCTGATGCAGATGGCTAACTCTGAGGAACGCTGGAAagttataataataaaacctgtaaaatagtaagaaccataagTAGCGAAaaaggataaaatacaagtaagacatatgaagataaaacatatgtatatatatatatatatatatatatatatatatatatatatatatatatatatatatatatatatatatacagtaaatagaaCTAAATACAACATTGTATAACTAATAAGATAGAAAGTGAAGTACAAATGACTTTAATAAAATTGATGaatattaggtaaaagccaaatcaaaaaggtgggtcttaagcctgctcttaaaatcATAAACATTCTCCACAGCCCTGAGATCCTCCAGCAAGCTGTTgcatagacgggggccataacAGTGGCAAGATGCCATTCCGTGGCTTTGTGCCGTAGTACCTCAGGGCCCATGAAGGttcatagggtaaaagcaaatctgaatgataagaaggcccaataccgtaaaaacatttataaaccataaaaataatcttaaaattgatcctgaaacaaACGGGGAGTCAATGCAGAAAtgttaaaactggtgtaatgtgagcccgccttctggtcttcgtcagaCCAGAATTTTGGAGTGGTTGTAAAGGTgcaataacctttttaggaagaccaaAAAGCAGgccattacaataatctatacgacttgtagtaaaagcatgcattagcgtctCCGTGTTGCGCTGAGAGAGAATTGTTGTCGCGATTTGGGAGGTCAGGTGGGTTAAAGTTGTAGTAGTATAAGTTATGTGCTGGTGTTCAGTCTGTTATAGCTTGTCAATGCAAACTGAAATGTTATTTTAGAACAAACGATTGTTGTTGCGTCACAATCATCGGTCTGCTGTGTGGCAAAACAAACATCgaaatgtgtgtatttgtgtcaatgtgtgtgttgAGTGCACGCACATGCATCCATATAAAAGTGTATTGGCGATTACCCTAGAAAATATGGCTTTACTGCAGTTTGTACTATATTTTTACATGTTTGACGAActtccctcttcaatttggtatgaAATTATTTTGCAAACTTTAACGTGATCACAGATCACTCTGAAACAGCAGAcagttgtaataaataataattaaaaaaacaactgaagttagtgtagtgatttcaatataaaaaatgtttagatgctcacttataataataatagtaatggattagattttatatcgcgcttttctatcattagatactcaaagcgctcacagagaagtgggaacccatcattcattcacacctggtggtggtaagctacatttgtagccacagctgccctggggtagactgacggaagcgtggctgccagtttgcgcctacggcccctccgaccaccaccgatcattcattcaccagtgtgagcggcaccgggggcaagggtgaagtgtcctgcccaaggacacaacggcagcaatttggatgtcaagaggcggggagcgaacctgcaaccctcaggtttctggcacggctgctctacccactacgccatacaatatattatacatatatttaatatgtaaATAAGTACAAGTGCttcataactatatatatatatatatatatataactatatatatatatatatatatatagttatatatatataactatatatatatatatatagttatatatatataactatatatatatatatatatatatatacacacacatatatatatgtatacatatatatatatacacacacacatatatatatatatatatactgtatatcagaggtgtggactcgagtcacatgacttggactcgagtcagactcgagtcatgaatttgatgactttggactcgacttgacaaaatgtaaagagacttgcaactcgacttagactttaacatcaatgacttgtgacttcacttggacttgagccttttgacttgacatgacttgctactttccccaaa from Entelurus aequoreus isolate RoL-2023_Sb linkage group LG02, RoL_Eaeq_v1.1, whole genome shotgun sequence includes:
- the map1aa gene encoding microtubule-associated protein 1A, translating into MEGVTESETVDGSSPFDLLEPPTSGGFLKLSKPCCYIFPGGRGDSALFAINGFNILIDGGSDRKSCFWKLVRHLDRIDSILLTHIGADNLPGINGLFQRKIAEQEEEQNQGSGSSSNGESTKNLISPELGIVFLNVPDKLRMPQSTLKVKRSIEEASLTLQYLNKLGISPEPLYRAVSNTIEPITLFHKLGVGKLDMYVLNPVKESKEMQFLMQKWVGNSKAKTGILMSNGKEGEISVPYLTSVTALIVWIPHRPTERIVRVLFPGNAPQNKIFEGLEKLKHLDFLRYPVATQKDLTSGAPLPIIKQTKIRSRADSKESLKLSPKPNSKTAKKEIVGQEEEPKSEKTKENKLEKKIKSESLKASKQQKNSEVAPITGKLEKKKILKEKSSKTDKVSRMDEKKDKEKKEIKREKAKKDENITKEEKKDNKKKDPSKPELRKITKPDLKPLTPEVRKTLRKTQAKAKTEKNVTVKEDVNGKKPLAKHLQEEAAAAAHAERSTASSPEDLTEDFEALKREELSKPKAEATQISEVSVHKHTKVSTSFPLNENITPATETKTVPSTFSAKPEEDNTTDKITSEQIKGYDSCSDKLEDSTITLKTFEDYDTYSAKDDLKFISKKSDSSEEEDDVIEKADLEGTEDDEVIKCKTQEMKKEKTGKHFDTQPAGQFTMSAPALPGQGVSASASEQFSLIQDETIPGYSETEQTISDEEIHEDTEEKIPQLRYNVGSYDISVPDFPGTFDSMQGMKEIKSLVVADVVDVRPKALVGVQEPELASYPVIIAAPLAEEEHISSATSITEYDKMSSFATSVAEDQSIASVTAPQTEEVGKNSLLLDTINNVPSPGTQGKDYLHSAGTISPTSSLEDDKCFKSPSSDEYQPNIPEIENDAKAHSAHDEEDDEEDEDEDQTPNVDIPLGKLRQGYEHAASMMLKENEKSPSAAISSPIFSEEHKPPTQVAGESQSQFSTGEFKIGAGIQPLSTSPSFSAGLESHFRQESDDRCLSPDDSTVKLASPTQSVPTSSGYSPAEEKSFKTEGNNEAVTKCDTNKVEKSVTISDNASLTGHSVEKDAFEASEESEEDSVNEDDYYTKKDLQPAVKAKLMEAKEGCFLDDDLTTEAKTATTDIELLCSDGSLSPTAEEKPKPQIIYSDEDETDNFPTGIKSRFSSAELTKTDINKESAEETDIPLTGHEKSVHFGLCDFPEKVNKEKALYIRQDTPYVHGKTFSYGDIYDSKPSSEESDSYCHESLDKVETDISKDDVGFSPSPLTARGEISEKEECKISYGKDPCTPTRFESKSQSIVSPLVKDGKDYETFEYSGQFSSVADGPKVLSTSPSSDKDPLSFARQPDSPKPAPYSSMTASNVSQASGSDSGSCLEIDMRKLTARDEEDYDDDEVIDEDDDEDGDEEDENIDDERAICSDIEKGPKEKSEKEIKSPVSEICGLNKPEFMVSMAGYGFNSQGKPSEKEIAFSSLTKVVDEDKTDSSSVSHKSIELAATGFSGYSTELDLYGGEDKESLLSSQTTDKGNEDFNLKSSEGSFYSDRADQYTSTAAPGYSSSSAYSYSSSTSGSFSTSRQLADELETPASAEPLFEYSSFKEEHSPITDSLFSTLPGTKENYLEVSEKKVPAVTTAEATFSLSHFSPLNPFEDSKRFSSHSSTASAEDKKDHPTTFGSVLDKRPHSDCFYKPEWSEAFALDSAKGFDQSLTLNAQEAELSINKEAASAALFGVTSSPRPDIEGKHYFEETDSSEEDEDVYMRGKSKISPSSGVTGTLLFSEKPDASFGGEKTSNVHPDVLGSYMSSPLEASKPDPTKGLAEVSTSSTLLAGAAANDAISGTAKMESRESAGGYKSSYEWEMPKPQIGRMPGDSPPHYRHDDEFEEECEMEPEHPARPLSLSSTNKPFHSPFYFEECSQQELEEDDDDDSDQELADKAAIGAASTSAGNTSPGYSSCEYRQRKTDLSPSFINPCMKQLCSDEDDEDQEQRSDQGQRSDQSQEGDEHDMSVKRRAKQPHHQQSHSSSVHQASGTSAGLGLATEDTPPTSISDSFASQSDSEVHQGTEEYPSVTAEGNMDSDEDADYMPVDKIAAIGEGIHHSSSWKSQDPVPTPQKDAYPHPPRPDVCMVDPDSLDNGSVKKELKAKGLKKASGKTKASPSRRKRSPMPVRQTSSPRSASLKKKEADKSSRMSRLSDGQGSKDDDLSRSSYNPGKGLTNINKNSPGSQKAGSTAPIYVDMAYIPNHCNAKNVDKEFFKRIRSAYYVVSGNDAASGEPSRGVLDALLDGKAQWGSNLQVTLIPTHDTEVTREWYQQTHERQQELNIMVLASSSTVVMQDESFPACKIEF